From Nicotiana tabacum cultivar K326 chromosome 22, ASM71507v2, whole genome shotgun sequence, one genomic window encodes:
- the LOC107825670 gene encoding uncharacterized protein LOC107825670 isoform X3: MILQQENFLLEALLGRRPKVSGRPRGFGFVTYADVEVANKVLEEDHVIDGRAVEVKKTVPKENMQVKGASKTKKIFIGGLPLPLTEDELKEYFSSYGYVVEHQIMLDQNTGRSRGFGFVTFDNEEAVEKVLSNGRMHELRGKQVEIKRAEPKRGGAEHASESRLHRGGSSSKSYGGFGGSVEGVGGGYGGKMGRGYGGYGGYDGYGKFAGSYSAGAAGFYPGYGGYGYGFGFGGAMYGAAGYGGSSYGAPGYYGGGAGYASSKGYGSSGGGWNDGGKGGSEGGNPAGYGGAKGYGSGGSSGGGSGGARNNGAANGRFHPY; the protein is encoded by the exons ATGATTCTTCAGCAGG AAAACTTTTTGTTGGAGGCATTGCTTGGGAGACGACCGAAG GTCTCTGGAAGGCCACGAGGATTTGGATTTGTTACATATGCGGATGTGGAAGTTGCAAATAAGGTTTTAGAGGAAGACCATGTCATAGATGGTAGAGCG GTGGAAGTGAAGAAGACAGTACCTAAGGAGAACATGCAAGTTAAAGGAGCatcaaaaactaagaaaattttTATTGGCGGTCTTCCGTTACCTTTAACTGAAG ATGAGTTGAAGGAATATTTTTCTTCTTATGGCTATGTTGTGGAGCATCAGATCATGCTGGATCAAAACACTGGTCGGTCCCGAGGCTTTGGCTTTGTCACTTTTGATAATGAAGAAGCAGTTGAGAAGGTTTTATCTAATGGCCGTATGCACGAACTTCGTGGCAAACAA GTTGAAATTAAGAGGGCAGAGCCAAAGAGAGGTGGTGCTGAACATGCAAGTGAAAGCCGGCTACATCGTGGTGGGAGTAGTTCAAAATCATACGGTGGCTTTGGTGGTTCTGTAGAGGGGGTTGGTGGTGGATATGGTGGAAAGATGGGCAGAGGCTATGGCGGATACGGTGGCTATGATGGTTATGGCAAGTTTGCAGGGAGTTACAGTGCAGGTGCTGCAGGATTTTACCCTGGATATGGTGGATACGGTTATGGATTTGGGTTTGGTGGAGCTATGTATGGGGCAGCTGGTTATGGAGGCAGCAGCTATGGTGCGCCTGGCTACTATGGTGGTGGTGCTGGGTATGCCAGCAGTAAGGGATATGGGAGCAGTGGTGGTGGTTGGAATGATGGGGGTAAAGGAGGATCTGAAGGTGGCAATCCTGCTGGTTATGGTGGTGCAAAAGGGTATGGCAGTGGTGGCAGCAGTGGTGGTGGAAGTGGTGGTGCTAGGAATAATGGCGCTGCTAATGGAAGGTTTCATCCTTATTGA
- the LOC107825670 gene encoding uncharacterized protein LOC107825670 isoform X2: MRLCRHNGNFCLLIENFLLEALLGRRPKVSGRPRGFGFVTYADVEVANKVLEEDHVIDGRAVEVKKTVPKENMQVKGASKTKKIFIGGLPLPLTEDELKEYFSSYGYVVEHQIMLDQNTGRSRGFGFVTFDNEEAVEKVLSNGRMHELRGKQVEIKRAEPKRGGAEHASESRLHRGGSSSKSYGGFGGSVEGVGGGYGGKMGRGYGGYGGYDGYGKFAGSYSAGAAGFYPGYGGYGYGFGFGGAMYGAAGYGGSSYGAPGYYGGGAGYASSKGYGSSGGGWNDGGKGGSEGGNPAGYGGAKGYGSGGSSGGGSGGARNNGAANGRFHPY; this comes from the exons ATGAGGTTATGCCGACATAATGGTAATTTTTGTTTGTTGATAGAAAACTTTTTGTTGGAGGCATTGCTTGGGAGACGACCGAAG GTCTCTGGAAGGCCACGAGGATTTGGATTTGTTACATATGCGGATGTGGAAGTTGCAAATAAGGTTTTAGAGGAAGACCATGTCATAGATGGTAGAGCG GTGGAAGTGAAGAAGACAGTACCTAAGGAGAACATGCAAGTTAAAGGAGCatcaaaaactaagaaaattttTATTGGCGGTCTTCCGTTACCTTTAACTGAAG ATGAGTTGAAGGAATATTTTTCTTCTTATGGCTATGTTGTGGAGCATCAGATCATGCTGGATCAAAACACTGGTCGGTCCCGAGGCTTTGGCTTTGTCACTTTTGATAATGAAGAAGCAGTTGAGAAGGTTTTATCTAATGGCCGTATGCACGAACTTCGTGGCAAACAA GTTGAAATTAAGAGGGCAGAGCCAAAGAGAGGTGGTGCTGAACATGCAAGTGAAAGCCGGCTACATCGTGGTGGGAGTAGTTCAAAATCATACGGTGGCTTTGGTGGTTCTGTAGAGGGGGTTGGTGGTGGATATGGTGGAAAGATGGGCAGAGGCTATGGCGGATACGGTGGCTATGATGGTTATGGCAAGTTTGCAGGGAGTTACAGTGCAGGTGCTGCAGGATTTTACCCTGGATATGGTGGATACGGTTATGGATTTGGGTTTGGTGGAGCTATGTATGGGGCAGCTGGTTATGGAGGCAGCAGCTATGGTGCGCCTGGCTACTATGGTGGTGGTGCTGGGTATGCCAGCAGTAAGGGATATGGGAGCAGTGGTGGTGGTTGGAATGATGGGGGTAAAGGAGGATCTGAAGGTGGCAATCCTGCTGGTTATGGTGGTGCAAAAGGGTATGGCAGTGGTGGCAGCAGTGGTGGTGGAAGTGGTGGTGCTAGGAATAATGGCGCTGCTAATGGAAGGTTTCATCCTTATTGA
- the LOC142175800 gene encoding uncharacterized protein LOC142175800 produces the protein MKEVRLFEECSKWKKARDLFFQQRSKVQWLTQGDQNTKFFHGILKARRNSNRIFHIKDMNGNYIDDPVQIPDAFIDLYTKMLGRKIEDRTHVNSQLIKQGPTVREEQSNEVEAEFTSAKVKQALWAIAGDKAPGPDGFGSQFYKDCWDIVGNDVISGVLEFFRASRMLRIVNSIVITLIPKSTHADAVSDYRPIVYDVLFFCKGEWKSVELILLGLKIFSQASGLNTNATKSNIYSMNMEEQCLKDICKFTGYQRGTLPFRYLGVPISSKKLSATDCEMLVEKLANKVRTWGTRNPSYAGRVLLVNAVLMQVLKNITTICRSFLWEGKENSIKISLVAWDMVCRPKRQGGLGITDCLIWNEAAMVNYVWNIANKEDNLWDKFVDGFVNNGRLTQGGKYSMRSGYHWCKGDVEEMPTNDAGMDAERDNKTRPKWDMEKINKRNQWEEM, from the exons ATGAAAGAAGTAAGACTATTTGAGGAGTGTAGCAAATGGAAGAAAGCACGAGATTTGTTCTTCCAGCAAAGGTCTAAGGTACAATGGCTCACGCAAGGAGATCAAAATACCAAGTTCTTCCATGGAATACTGAAAGCTCGAAGGAATAGCAATAGAATCTTTCACATCAAGGATATGAATGGAAATTACATAGATGATCCAGTACAGATACCTGATGCGTTTATAGATCTTTATACAAAGATGCTGGGTAGGAAAATAGAGGATAGGACACATGTAAATAGCCAACTAATAAAGCAAGGGCCTACAGTGAGGGAGGAGCAAAGTAACGAGGTAGAAGCAGAGTTCACATCAGCAAAGGTGAAGCAAGCTTTATGGGCAATTGCAGGAGATAAAGCCCCTGGACCTGATGGATTTGGAAGTCAATTCTATAAAGATTGCTGGGATATTGTGGGTAATGATGTAATAAGTGGGGTACTGGAGTTCTTTAGAGCAAGCAGAATGCTCAGGATTGTAAATAGTATAGTGATAACTCTAATTCCCAAGAGTACACATGCTGATGCAGTGAGTGATTACAGACCAATTGTCT ATGATGTCTTATTCTTTTGCAAAGGCGAATGGAAATCAGTGGAGCTAATTTTGCTAGGGCTTAAAATATTCTCACAAGCATCAGGATTGAACACAAATGCAACTAAGTCAAACATATATAGTATGAATATGGAGGAACAGTGCCTTAAGGATATCTGCAAGTTCACAGGGTACCAAAGAGGGACATTACCATTCAGGTATCTGGGTGTACCAATATCTTCTAAGAAACTATCAGCAACAGATTGTGAAATGCTAGTGGAGAAATTGGCAAACAAAGTTAGAACATGGGGTACTAGGAATCCATCCTATGCTGGAAGGGTGTTACTGGTGAATGCAGTGCTGATGCAA GTGTTAAAGAATATAACAACTATATGCAGGAGTTTCCTATGGGAAGGGAAAGAGAACTCAATAAAAATATCTTTAGTGGCCTGGGATATGGTATGTAGACCAAAGAGACAAGGGGGACTTGGGATAACTGATTGCTTAATCTGGAATGAAGCAGCAATGGTGAATTATGTATGGAACATAGCTAACAAGGAGGACAATCTTTGG GACAAATTTGTTGATGGGTTTGTAAATAATGGACGGCTGACACAAGGGGGAAAATACTCTATGAGAAGTGGATACCATTGGTGCAAAGGAGATGTAGA AGAAATGCCTACAAATGATGCTGGAATGGATGCAGAGAGGGACAACAAAACACGACCTAAATGGGATATGGAGAAGATCAATAAGAGGAATCAATGGGAAGAAATGTAG
- the LOC107825670 gene encoding uncharacterized protein LOC107825670 isoform X1: MDFDVTEQQERYSESHELKHSMDDSSAGKLFVGGIAWETTEESFRKHFSQFGEITDAVIMMDKVSGRPRGFGFVTYADVEVANKVLEEDHVIDGRAVEVKKTVPKENMQVKGASKTKKIFIGGLPLPLTEDELKEYFSSYGYVVEHQIMLDQNTGRSRGFGFVTFDNEEAVEKVLSNGRMHELRGKQVEIKRAEPKRGGAEHASESRLHRGGSSSKSYGGFGGSVEGVGGGYGGKMGRGYGGYGGYDGYGKFAGSYSAGAAGFYPGYGGYGYGFGFGGAMYGAAGYGGSSYGAPGYYGGGAGYASSKGYGSSGGGWNDGGKGGSEGGNPAGYGGAKGYGSGGSSGGGSGGARNNGAANGRFHPY; the protein is encoded by the exons atgGATTTTGATGTAACTGAGCAACAAGAGCGATATTCAGAAAGCCATGAATTAAAGCATTCAATGGATGATTCTTCAGCAGG AAAACTTTTTGTTGGAGGCATTGCTTGGGAGACGACCGAAG AATCTTTTAGGAAGCATTTTAGCCAGTTTGGAGAGATAACTGATGCTGTTATAATGATGGATAAGGTCTCTGGAAGGCCACGAGGATTTGGATTTGTTACATATGCGGATGTGGAAGTTGCAAATAAGGTTTTAGAGGAAGACCATGTCATAGATGGTAGAGCG GTGGAAGTGAAGAAGACAGTACCTAAGGAGAACATGCAAGTTAAAGGAGCatcaaaaactaagaaaattttTATTGGCGGTCTTCCGTTACCTTTAACTGAAG ATGAGTTGAAGGAATATTTTTCTTCTTATGGCTATGTTGTGGAGCATCAGATCATGCTGGATCAAAACACTGGTCGGTCCCGAGGCTTTGGCTTTGTCACTTTTGATAATGAAGAAGCAGTTGAGAAGGTTTTATCTAATGGCCGTATGCACGAACTTCGTGGCAAACAA GTTGAAATTAAGAGGGCAGAGCCAAAGAGAGGTGGTGCTGAACATGCAAGTGAAAGCCGGCTACATCGTGGTGGGAGTAGTTCAAAATCATACGGTGGCTTTGGTGGTTCTGTAGAGGGGGTTGGTGGTGGATATGGTGGAAAGATGGGCAGAGGCTATGGCGGATACGGTGGCTATGATGGTTATGGCAAGTTTGCAGGGAGTTACAGTGCAGGTGCTGCAGGATTTTACCCTGGATATGGTGGATACGGTTATGGATTTGGGTTTGGTGGAGCTATGTATGGGGCAGCTGGTTATGGAGGCAGCAGCTATGGTGCGCCTGGCTACTATGGTGGTGGTGCTGGGTATGCCAGCAGTAAGGGATATGGGAGCAGTGGTGGTGGTTGGAATGATGGGGGTAAAGGAGGATCTGAAGGTGGCAATCCTGCTGGTTATGGTGGTGCAAAAGGGTATGGCAGTGGTGGCAGCAGTGGTGGTGGAAGTGGTGGTGCTAGGAATAATGGCGCTGCTAATGGAAGGTTTCATCCTTATTGA